The proteins below come from a single Streptomyces sp. SCSIO 75703 genomic window:
- a CDS encoding PDR/VanB family oxidoreductase: protein MTDVLNPPPAPLAAADAPADRSADGSEAVRELLVRSTTWQADGVLSLRLVDPSGAPLPPWRPGAHLDLVLPSGLVRQYSLCGSPEDRHGYTVAVLLVGDGRGGSREVHETALVGRTVSVRGPRNRFPLVEAEHHLFIAGGIGITPILAMAREVNARGRDWRLAYGGRSRSSMAFTEELRALGPDRIAFVPQDECGPLDLDALLADVQPDTAVYCCGPEGLLAAVQQRHHDSGAAFALHFERFGAPVTARSAADSGGSGAPGDAPVPASAFEVELRRSGQVLTVPPDRSILDTIREVAPQVMSSCEEGFCGTCETPVLEGVPEHHDTLLSERERERGKTMMICVGRSKTPRLVLDL, encoded by the coding sequence ATGACCGACGTGTTGAACCCTCCCCCGGCGCCGCTCGCCGCCGCCGACGCCCCAGCCGACCGCAGCGCCGACGGCAGCGAGGCGGTACGCGAACTACTGGTGCGGAGCACGACCTGGCAGGCCGACGGCGTGCTCTCGCTGCGCCTGGTCGACCCGTCCGGGGCTCCGCTGCCGCCCTGGCGCCCCGGCGCCCACCTGGACCTGGTGCTGCCTTCCGGCCTGGTCCGTCAGTACTCACTCTGTGGCAGCCCCGAGGACCGGCACGGCTACACGGTCGCCGTGCTGCTGGTCGGCGACGGCCGCGGCGGCTCCCGCGAGGTCCACGAGACGGCCCTGGTCGGCCGGACCGTTTCCGTCCGCGGGCCCCGCAACCGCTTCCCGCTGGTCGAGGCGGAGCACCACCTCTTCATCGCGGGCGGCATCGGCATCACGCCGATTCTGGCGATGGCGCGGGAAGTGAACGCCCGGGGACGGGACTGGCGGCTGGCATACGGCGGCAGGTCCCGGTCGTCCATGGCGTTCACCGAGGAGCTGCGGGCGCTGGGACCCGACCGGATCGCGTTCGTACCCCAGGACGAGTGCGGGCCGCTGGACCTCGACGCGCTGCTCGCCGATGTCCAGCCGGACACGGCCGTCTACTGCTGCGGACCTGAGGGACTGCTCGCCGCCGTCCAGCAGCGCCACCACGACAGCGGGGCCGCTTTCGCACTGCACTTCGAGCGTTTCGGCGCCCCGGTGACCGCCAGGTCGGCCGCGGACTCCGGCGGATCCGGCGCCCCGGGCGACGCGCCGGTGCCGGCGAGCGCCTTCGAGGTCGAACTGCGCCGCTCCGGCCAGGTGCTGACGGTCCCGCCGGACCGCTCGATCCTCGACACGATCCGCGAGGTGGCACCACAGGTGATGTCCTCCTGCGAGGAGGGCTTCTGCGGCACCTGCGAGACCCCGGTGCTGGAGGGCGTCCCGGAGCACCACGACACGCTGCTGAGCGAACGGGAGCGGGAGCGCGGAAAGACCATGATGATCTGCGTCGGCCGGTCGAAGACGCCCCGGCTGGTACTCGACCTCTGA
- a CDS encoding DUF916 domain-containing protein, whose amino-acid sequence MRPTRPRTTTAATALLRSAVVALLAVLAVLGTGAGPAVAADGDVSWAVRTASNDFGSGRPNYGYTVNPGGHVEDALVVVNHGTTPLRLAVYAADAFTDEAGRLDLVAEDAKSTRVGAWVRTDRPDVTVRPGGSVKVPFTLTVPHDAAPGDYMGGIVTSPADGDDTGRRLGIRIRLRVGGALEPKLAVRDLRVRYSGTAHPFGKGDATVTYTLHNTGNTILTARQTVSLSGPFGAMTARAGHIDDSPALLPGQTWKVTVPVRGVAPALRSTGTVTLVPLLTDASGSVAPLAGAKTTAHAWTVPWTLLLCLVALCASVAAGSVHRSRRRRGGASTAVAPTEAEGGHGPGREAEGAVAHVGALDHDAGSGARGSR is encoded by the coding sequence ATGCGCCCGACCAGACCGCGTACCACCACTGCCGCCACAGCCCTCCTCCGGTCCGCCGTCGTGGCCCTGCTCGCCGTGCTCGCCGTCCTCGGAACGGGCGCCGGACCCGCGGTGGCGGCGGACGGCGACGTCTCCTGGGCCGTGAGGACGGCCTCCAACGACTTCGGTTCCGGCCGGCCCAACTACGGCTACACCGTCAATCCCGGCGGGCACGTCGAGGACGCTCTCGTCGTGGTCAACCACGGCACCACACCGCTCCGGCTGGCCGTGTACGCCGCCGACGCGTTCACCGACGAGGCCGGCAGGCTCGACCTGGTCGCCGAGGACGCGAAGTCGACACGCGTGGGTGCGTGGGTCCGTACGGACCGACCGGACGTGACGGTCCGGCCCGGCGGGTCGGTCAAGGTGCCGTTCACGCTCACCGTGCCGCACGACGCCGCGCCCGGCGACTACATGGGCGGCATCGTCACCTCGCCGGCGGACGGCGACGATACGGGCCGCCGCCTCGGCATCCGGATCCGGCTGCGCGTGGGCGGCGCGCTCGAGCCGAAGCTCGCGGTGCGGGACCTGCGCGTGCGGTACTCGGGGACGGCGCATCCGTTCGGCAAGGGAGACGCCACCGTCACCTACACCCTCCACAACACGGGCAACACCATTCTGACGGCACGTCAGACAGTGTCCCTGTCCGGCCCGTTCGGGGCCATGACGGCCCGCGCAGGCCACATCGACGACTCGCCCGCGCTGCTCCCCGGCCAGACCTGGAAGGTCACCGTGCCGGTCCGCGGCGTGGCTCCCGCGCTGCGGTCGACGGGGACGGTCACCCTCGTCCCGCTCCTCACCGACGCGTCCGGCTCGGTCGCGCCGCTCGCCGGTGCGAAGACCACGGCCCACGCCTGGACCGTTCCCTGGACGCTGCTGCTCTGCCTCGTCGCCCTGTGCGCGTCGGTGGCCGCCGGCTCGGTTCACCGCAGCCGCCGCCGTCGGGGCGGGGCGTCGACCGCGGTCGCGCCGACCGAGGCCGAGGGCGGTCACGGCCCAGGCCGGGAGGCGGAAGGCGCCGTCGCGCATGTCGGAGCGCTCGACCACGACGCTGGGTCCGGAGCCCGCGGAAGCCGGTGA
- a CDS encoding metallophosphoesterase family protein, whose protein sequence is MKLDKGPQRTGLVRRRIALSATTVLLGVTTTLGSGLTTEAYAETSSAPTGIVLGVGANASQRVVSWYTPTDSAQVVQVAPTSALVAGEFPANAVTFPATVAANSVNGGYNGHATIDSLRTNTTYSYRVGSQDGWSPTYSFKTQEFKGDFDFLFYGDPQIGASGNVDKDGAGWKDTLDVSLAANPNAELLVSGGDQVEHANAEPQWDAFLAPDKLRQYPWAATIGNHDVGGKAYEQHFWTPNTDRSAPYYNGSSATRSGGNYWYTYKDVLFIDLNSNAYSNGSDAAHVEYVSDVIKNHGADAKYTVLVYHHAIYSPAAHANDSDNKQRRQDFPTAFSKLGVDLVLQGHDHAYSRSYVLKNGKKSHPGEQPGAAQVAQGPGGVIYVTANSASGSKYYGLTAPDTNKDPNFGPDPLNPKSHWANSVENQEHVRTYVKVQVRDNKLVVENLRSGTCVAPNAAVELNKVKWCGPDNGAGPAQPVGSPVDRVVIHPYRGKGWDQRADVATTAPDTSDWLQ, encoded by the coding sequence ATGAAGCTCGACAAGGGACCCCAGAGGACTGGGCTCGTCCGTCGCCGGATAGCCCTGAGCGCCACCACGGTGCTCCTGGGTGTGACCACGACCCTCGGCAGCGGTCTGACGACCGAGGCATACGCCGAGACCTCCTCGGCGCCCACCGGAATCGTCCTCGGAGTGGGCGCCAACGCGTCGCAGCGCGTCGTGTCCTGGTACACCCCGACCGACTCGGCCCAGGTGGTCCAGGTCGCCCCGACCTCCGCACTCGTGGCCGGCGAGTTCCCCGCGAACGCCGTCACCTTCCCGGCCACCGTCGCCGCGAACAGCGTCAACGGCGGCTACAACGGGCATGCCACGATCGACAGCCTGCGCACGAACACCACGTACTCCTACCGCGTCGGATCCCAGGACGGCTGGTCCCCGACGTACTCCTTCAAGACGCAGGAGTTCAAGGGCGACTTCGACTTCCTGTTCTACGGCGACCCGCAGATCGGTGCGTCCGGCAACGTGGACAAGGACGGCGCCGGCTGGAAGGACACGCTGGACGTCTCCCTCGCCGCCAACCCGAACGCCGAACTGCTGGTGTCGGGTGGTGACCAGGTCGAGCACGCCAACGCCGAGCCGCAGTGGGACGCGTTCCTCGCGCCCGACAAGCTGCGCCAGTACCCGTGGGCCGCCACGATCGGCAACCACGACGTCGGCGGCAAGGCGTACGAGCAGCACTTCTGGACGCCGAACACCGACCGCTCCGCGCCGTACTACAACGGCAGTTCGGCGACCCGGTCGGGCGGCAACTACTGGTACACGTACAAGGACGTCCTGTTCATCGACCTGAACAGCAACGCGTACTCCAACGGTTCCGACGCCGCGCACGTCGAGTACGTCAGCGACGTCATCAAGAACCACGGTGCCGATGCCAAGTACACGGTGCTCGTCTACCACCACGCGATCTACTCGCCGGCCGCCCACGCGAACGACAGCGACAACAAGCAGCGCCGTCAGGACTTCCCGACCGCGTTCTCCAAGCTCGGCGTCGACCTGGTCCTGCAGGGTCACGACCACGCCTACTCCCGCAGCTACGTGCTCAAGAACGGCAAGAAGTCGCACCCGGGCGAGCAGCCCGGTGCCGCCCAGGTGGCCCAGGGCCCGGGTGGCGTCATCTACGTGACGGCGAACTCCGCGTCGGGGTCGAAGTACTACGGCCTCACCGCTCCCGACACGAACAAGGACCCCAACTTCGGTCCCGACCCGCTGAACCCCAAGAGCCACTGGGCCAACTCGGTGGAGAACCAGGAGCACGTCCGCACCTACGTCAAGGTCCAGGTGCGCGACAACAAGCTCGTCGTCGAGAACCTCCGCAGCGGCACGTGCGTCGCACCCAACGCCGCCGTGGAGCTGAACAAGGTGAAGTGGTGCGGCCCGGACAACGGCGCCGGCCCCGCTCAGCCGGTCGGCTCCCCCGTCGACAGGGTGGTGATCCACCCCTACCGCGGCAAGGGCTGGGACCAGCGCGCCGACGTGGCCACCACCGCCCCGGACACGTCCGACTGGCTCCAGTAG
- a CDS encoding HupE/UreJ family protein, with amino-acid sequence MFSAAGRRACAAVIVAAVLLSAVPALAHGFSSTVYAGLTAPEAGHVRAELRLEYDLLVVSAADHEKDDPLFRAGTAAFDDGGAKDQAAALDDHADSVVAYVTRRFGVTTGGRACTPVQDGGFTIERREGVPYALLVIDYQCPPSAEAHEVRSGLFPDSEGYVRDTKTIVTYDLDLTSGSTALDAEHRSFSTGQSGAERSWTFFRLGAEHLLTGLDHILFLLALVVGSRRLREIVLAATTFTLAHSVTFVLAALGLVRVPEWFVEPVIALSIAVVAGWHLWRLWRRRSHATDLGTSDRGRPGLDRAGWTRLAVVFGFGLVHGLGFASALGIDQSRSWTLLWSLLVFNVGIEVVQLAIVAAVFPALALLRRRRPAGGLWTTAAVAAGVSVMGLVWFAQRVFES; translated from the coding sequence ATGTTTTCCGCAGCCGGGCGTCGCGCCTGCGCCGCCGTCATCGTCGCGGCCGTCCTGCTCAGCGCCGTGCCGGCGCTCGCCCACGGGTTCAGCTCGACCGTGTACGCCGGTCTCACCGCTCCCGAGGCGGGGCACGTCCGTGCCGAACTCCGGCTGGAGTACGACCTGCTCGTCGTCTCCGCCGCCGACCACGAGAAGGACGATCCGCTGTTCCGGGCGGGTACCGCGGCGTTCGACGACGGCGGCGCGAAGGACCAGGCGGCGGCGCTCGACGACCACGCCGACTCGGTCGTCGCCTATGTGACCCGGCGCTTCGGCGTGACGACCGGGGGCCGGGCGTGCACCCCGGTCCAGGACGGCGGCTTCACGATCGAGCGACGTGAGGGGGTTCCGTACGCCCTGCTGGTCATCGACTACCAGTGCCCGCCGTCCGCCGAGGCGCACGAGGTGCGCAGCGGGCTGTTCCCGGACTCCGAGGGCTATGTGCGCGACACCAAGACGATCGTCACCTACGACCTCGACCTGACGTCCGGGAGCACGGCCCTCGACGCCGAGCACCGGTCGTTCTCCACCGGGCAGTCCGGGGCCGAGCGGTCCTGGACCTTCTTCCGGCTCGGAGCGGAGCACCTGCTCACCGGGCTCGACCACATCCTGTTCCTGCTGGCGCTCGTCGTCGGTTCGCGCCGGCTGCGCGAGATCGTGCTGGCGGCCACGACCTTCACACTGGCGCATTCGGTGACGTTCGTACTGGCCGCCCTGGGGCTCGTGCGGGTTCCGGAGTGGTTCGTCGAACCCGTCATCGCGCTCTCGATCGCGGTGGTCGCGGGCTGGCACCTGTGGCGGCTGTGGCGACGCCGGTCCCACGCCACCGACCTGGGGACGTCCGACCGCGGCCGGCCCGGCCTGGACCGCGCGGGCTGGACGCGGCTCGCGGTGGTGTTCGGCTTCGGCCTCGTGCACGGGCTCGGCTTCGCCTCCGCGCTGGGCATCGACCAGTCCCGGTCGTGGACGCTCCTGTGGTCACTGCTCGTCTTCAACGTGGGCATCGAAGTCGTGCAACTGGCCATCGTGGCGGCCGTCTTCCCCGCCCTCGCCCTGCTGCGCAGGCGCCGGCCGGCCGGGGGGCTGTGGACGACGGCGGCGGTCGCGGCGGGTGTGTCCGTCATGGGCCTGGTGTGGTTCGCGCAGCGGGTGTTCGAGAGCTGA
- a CDS encoding transposase, whose translation MLPLGERPGRPPVWTRRPLLDGTRWRARPGAPWRGVPERQGAPGAGSTNWSCAGSATAPVSGSWNSRRPGPTRGA comes from the coding sequence TTGCTGCCACTGGGCGAGAGGCCGGGCCGTCCCCCGGTGTGGACCCGGCGGCCGTTGCTGGACGGCACACGGTGGCGTGCCAGGCCCGGTGCCCCGTGGCGCGGCGTGCCGGAGCGGCAGGGGGCACCAGGGGCCGGGTCTACGAACTGGTCCTGCGCCGGCAGCGCGACGGCGCCGGTAAGCGGATCTTGGAACAGCCGCCGGCCGGGGCCGACGCGCGGGGCCTGA
- a CDS encoding neutral zinc metallopeptidase, whose translation MEFRDDVDLDASQVDDRGSSGGGIPGGGLTIGGGLVGVVVLVVAMFLGVNPTNLLNGGGSDSAASQPGENLNAKCRKGSDANQSEKCRVVGVVNSIQSYWQSALPEHFQQTYSKAGTTLVSGTWSTGCGRATSAMGPFYCPADRGVYLDLGFFQELEDRFGAKGGPFAQAYVIGHEYGHHVQNLLGTMDRAGRDRTGADSGSVRLELQADCYAGAWAKNAVTTGFFKAPFTDSDIREGIDAAEAIGDDRIQERTQGRVDPESWTHGSSRQRVHWFTTGYTTGSPARCDTFTGAV comes from the coding sequence ATGGAATTCCGCGACGACGTGGATCTTGATGCCTCCCAGGTCGATGACCGCGGCAGCAGCGGCGGCGGCATACCCGGAGGCGGGCTCACCATCGGCGGCGGCCTCGTCGGCGTCGTCGTCCTGGTCGTCGCCATGTTCCTGGGCGTCAACCCGACCAATCTCCTGAACGGCGGCGGCTCGGACTCCGCCGCCTCGCAGCCGGGCGAGAACCTGAACGCGAAGTGCCGCAAGGGCAGCGACGCCAACCAGTCCGAGAAGTGCCGCGTGGTGGGCGTCGTCAACAGCATCCAGAGCTACTGGCAGAGCGCCCTTCCCGAGCACTTCCAGCAGACCTACAGCAAGGCCGGAACCACCCTGGTGTCCGGCACCTGGAGCACCGGATGCGGCCGGGCCACCTCCGCCATGGGCCCGTTCTACTGCCCGGCCGACCGCGGCGTCTATCTCGACCTCGGCTTCTTCCAGGAACTGGAGGACCGCTTCGGCGCCAAGGGCGGGCCCTTCGCGCAGGCGTACGTCATCGGCCACGAGTACGGACACCACGTGCAGAACCTGCTGGGCACCATGGACCGCGCCGGCCGGGACCGTACGGGAGCCGACAGCGGTTCGGTCCGGCTGGAACTCCAGGCCGACTGCTATGCCGGGGCCTGGGCCAAGAACGCCGTCACCACCGGCTTCTTCAAGGCGCCGTTCACCGACTCCGACATCCGCGAGGGCATCGACGCCGCGGAAGCCATCGGCGACGACCGCATCCAGGAACGCACCCAGGGCCGTGTCGACCCGGAGAGCTGGACCCACGGCAGCTCGCGGCAGCGGGTCCACTGGTTCACCACCGGGTACACCACGGGTTCCCCGGCCCGCTGCGACACCTTCACCGGCGCCGTCTGA
- a CDS encoding transposase, whose translation MTRTTRQAGTAAAPGTAPVRRPLTDVGPVEVKVPRDTAGTFEPQSVKGRQRTLTRVEESIPYLSFDVQIREVIRSGNMVESVNARIRTAVQARGRFPNEAAALECVCTAPMSQDPTGKGRRRWTVRGKAPLNAFQVAFQTAFEGRLTPPPATASPQPSSAVDWTHPRGGGLSVCSVSRLRSGRSPVGSWGPGRGRVRRGGRGRWRRGGQGCCVRC comes from the coding sequence ATGACCCGCACGACGCGGCAGGCCGGAACAGCGGCGGCTCCCGGAACGGCACCCGTTCGAAGACCGCTCACCGACGTCGGCCCGGTCGAGGTGAAGGTGCCCCGGGACACCGCCGGCACCTTCGAGCCGCAGTCCGTGAAGGGGCGGCAGCGCACGCTGACCCGCGTGGAGGAGAGCATTCCGTACCTCTCCTTCGACGTCCAGATCCGCGAGGTCATCCGCAGCGGGAACATGGTCGAAAGCGTCAACGCCCGCATCCGCACGGCGGTCCAGGCCCGCGGCCGCTTCCCGAACGAGGCCGCCGCGCTGGAGTGCGTCTGCACGGCGCCGATGAGCCAGGACCCGACCGGCAAGGGCCGGCGCCGCTGGACCGTGCGCGGGAAGGCGCCACTGAACGCCTTCCAGGTCGCCTTCCAGACCGCCTTCGAAGGACGCCTCACCCCGCCACCAGCCACTGCATCCCCGCAGCCCAGCTCAGCCGTCGACTGGACACACCCCCGCGGCGGCGGCCTTTCGGTTTGCTCCGTCTCCCGGCTCAGGTCCGGGAGATCACCTGTCGGCTCCTGGGGGCCTGGTAGAGGCCGCGTCCGGCGCGGTGGGCGCGGGAGGTGGCGACGAGGCGGTCAAGGGTGCTGCGTACGGTGTTGA
- a CDS encoding response regulator, with amino-acid sequence MMDVLVVDDDFHVAEINAAYVDKTAGFHVVGTAHTALHAMRMLESRHVDLLLLDHYLPDRSGLDLVRRMRQKGMRSDVIMVTAAQDVEVVEAALRYGVLHYLVKPFTLDGLRSRLNSYTELRRSLRDAGAGTSPGQQQIDRIFGTVRTPATTAAPPAKGWSGPTVDLICQVIAAAEHPLSAQDVAARAGISRSTAQRYLRHLQENGSLRLSLRYGDAGRPEHRYARTESRRP; translated from the coding sequence GTGATGGACGTCCTGGTGGTCGACGACGACTTCCACGTCGCAGAGATCAACGCCGCCTATGTCGACAAGACGGCGGGCTTTCACGTCGTAGGCACTGCCCACACGGCCCTGCACGCCATGCGGATGCTGGAGAGCCGCCACGTCGACCTGCTCCTGCTCGACCACTACCTCCCCGACCGGAGTGGTCTGGACCTCGTGCGCCGGATGAGGCAGAAGGGGATGCGCAGCGACGTCATCATGGTGACCGCGGCACAGGACGTCGAGGTCGTGGAAGCCGCTCTGCGCTACGGAGTGCTGCACTACCTCGTCAAGCCGTTCACCCTGGACGGCCTGCGCTCCCGGCTGAACAGCTACACCGAGTTGCGGCGCAGTTTGCGGGACGCCGGGGCCGGAACGAGCCCGGGGCAGCAGCAGATCGACCGGATCTTCGGGACCGTGCGCACGCCGGCGACGACGGCCGCGCCGCCCGCCAAGGGCTGGTCGGGGCCCACCGTGGACCTGATCTGCCAGGTCATCGCCGCGGCTGAGCACCCTCTGTCGGCGCAGGACGTGGCGGCCCGCGCCGGTATCAGCCGCTCGACGGCCCAACGCTACCTGCGCCATCTCCAGGAGAACGGCTCGCTCCGGCTCTCCCTGCGCTACGGCGACGCCGGCCGCCCCGAGCACCGCTACGCCCGCACGGAATCACGTCGGCCATGA
- a CDS encoding sensor histidine kinase yields MARLRIGWPRQVFAQVLLVQLLITTGVLLLLTGLFLQPLRTQLDYQAEHEALAIAQTTAVDPEIAAGLLSSGPDPAGPVQRQTERTRKATGALYVVVMDLRGIRWSHTDVRRVGHRVSTDPSTPLQGHTVLEVDRGTLGTSARAKVPLRDSTGEVIGAVSVGIAYSGVQERLMAALPGLLRYAGAALTVGAGAAFLVARTLRKRTHGVSVADIVALLSEREAMLHAVREGVIALDRHERVRLVNDEASRLLSLEEDAEGRDLKEVLPPGRSRDVLTGRVTGRDVLTVRENRVLIANRMPTPDGGAVVTLRDRTEVELLGRELDSIKGLLDALRAQDHEHANRLHTVLGYLDLDMSERARDYVAGLTHARRASADDIAERVRVPMVSALLAGKSAIAAERGVTLRLSDRSQLPSRLIDARDIVTVLGNLIDNALDVFGAHATQPAVEVEVFVEADTVVARVSDNGPGVPVALRDTIFEEGWSTKEAPHHRGRGLGLAMVRSLAERYGGTARIAARAGGGAVFTVTFPDIVTRSAARTQPALVGDTP; encoded by the coding sequence GTGGCCCGCTTGCGCATCGGCTGGCCGAGGCAGGTGTTCGCCCAGGTGCTGCTCGTGCAACTGCTGATCACCACGGGCGTCCTGTTGTTGCTGACCGGCCTGTTCCTCCAGCCGCTCCGCACGCAGCTCGACTACCAGGCCGAGCACGAAGCTTTGGCCATCGCCCAGACCACGGCGGTCGATCCGGAGATCGCCGCAGGTCTGCTGTCGAGCGGCCCCGACCCCGCCGGGCCGGTGCAGCGGCAGACGGAGCGCACGCGAAAGGCGACGGGCGCCTTGTATGTCGTGGTCATGGATCTGCGCGGGATCCGCTGGTCCCACACGGATGTGCGGCGGGTAGGCCATCGTGTGTCGACGGATCCGTCCACACCTCTGCAAGGACACACCGTCCTGGAGGTCGACCGCGGCACCCTGGGCACGTCCGCGCGGGCGAAGGTCCCGCTGCGCGACAGCACTGGCGAGGTCATCGGGGCGGTGTCGGTCGGCATCGCCTACTCCGGCGTGCAGGAACGCCTCATGGCCGCCCTGCCCGGACTGTTGCGCTACGCCGGCGCGGCCCTCACGGTCGGCGCGGGCGCCGCGTTCCTGGTGGCCCGCACTCTGCGCAAGCGGACGCACGGGGTGTCCGTCGCCGACATCGTGGCGCTGCTCTCGGAGCGGGAGGCGATGCTCCACGCGGTACGGGAGGGTGTCATCGCGCTCGACCGGCACGAGCGCGTACGGCTGGTGAACGATGAGGCTTCCCGTCTGCTCTCGCTCGAGGAGGACGCCGAAGGCCGGGACCTCAAGGAGGTCCTTCCGCCCGGACGCAGCCGCGATGTCCTCACGGGACGGGTCACCGGACGCGACGTGCTGACGGTGCGTGAGAACCGTGTCCTGATCGCCAACCGGATGCCCACCCCTGACGGCGGCGCGGTCGTCACACTGCGGGACCGCACCGAGGTCGAGTTGCTGGGCCGCGAACTCGACTCCATCAAGGGTCTGCTGGACGCGCTGCGCGCCCAGGACCACGAACACGCCAACCGCCTGCACACCGTCCTGGGCTATCTCGACCTGGACATGTCCGAGCGGGCCCGCGACTACGTCGCCGGTCTCACCCACGCGCGGCGCGCGTCAGCGGACGACATCGCGGAACGCGTCCGGGTCCCGATGGTTTCGGCTCTCCTGGCCGGGAAATCGGCCATCGCCGCCGAGCGGGGCGTGACCTTGCGCCTGTCCGATCGCAGCCAGTTGCCCAGCCGTCTGATCGACGCCCGGGACATCGTGACGGTGCTGGGCAACCTGATCGACAACGCGCTCGACGTCTTCGGGGCCCACGCCACCCAGCCCGCGGTGGAGGTCGAGGTCTTCGTCGAGGCGGACACGGTCGTGGCACGCGTGAGCGACAACGGGCCCGGAGTGCCCGTGGCACTGCGCGACACCATCTTCGAAGAGGGATGGAGCACCAAGGAGGCGCCGCACCACCGCGGTCGGGGGCTCGGTCTGGCGATGGTGCGCAGCCTGGCCGAACGCTACGGCGGCACCGCCCGCATCGCCGCCCGGGCCGGCGGCGGCGCCGTGTTCACCGTCACGTTCCCCGACATCGTCACGAGATCCGCAGCCCGCACGCAGCCCGCCCTGGTAGGAGACACACCGTGA